The following DNA comes from Halobacteriovorax sp. HLS.
TCTTAAAACAAATGAATGAGAATCTTAAAAGCTCGTTTTTGACGGATAAAAATAGAGTAAATGTTCTTGAGATTTCGGCTGTACGACTTTCAAAAAATAGCTTGGCAGTTGAATTATCTAATATTGGAAAACTAGACATGCTTATAACACTTGATAAGAATGCAAATTATTCCTTTAAAGTGATAGGTCATAGTGACTCCAGTATAAAGTTAAAGTATCCAAAAAAATTCAAGAAGTATGAGCATTTAATAAGACCTAATCAAAAGTTTAGTCTTAATCTCATTGCTGATAAGGATATCCTTTTAGATAAACAGAGAGTCATCTTCGTTAACAAAGAAATAAATGGACCTAAGAAGTCTATGGACTTGCGTTTATGTTCACAGATTGAAGGGGATATTTAAATGTTTAGATTAATACTTATTCTTCTTCTAGCAAATCTCCAAACGTTAGCTCATAATGTTAAACATACGCCAGTTGATCCAATTAGTGGCTCAGGAGATAATAGACCTGCTAATCATGCAGGGTATGGATATCTATCAACTTCCTCGGAAGCACAAGCACATGAACAGCTAAATTTTATTTGCCCAAAGGGGAGTGAAGATATTATCAATGCTCAGAAATGTCATCCTGAACTTTATTCGAGTTTTTTTCAAGATATAAGTAAGCTATCATCTGACATGAATGAATCAGTTTTTGATCAATCCCTTAGAAATAAGGTCTTCGAATATCTAACGATGCAACGTGCGGCCAACTCTTCAATAAGGCCTCTACAAATAAAGAAACCTAGCTGTATTAGTGAGCAAAGAGAGCTTAGTAATATGCCCACACTTAATAATTCTCGATCTGAAAGACTAGAAGAAATTAAAAAACTTGAAAGAAGAGTTAAGTTAAATAGACGTCACGATGTAAGACGAAAGTCCAGAGCTAAGCTTTCTGAATTGGTAAAGCTTGATGCTATTAAAGATAATCAATCTGAAAAAAAACTTGTTCAAGCAATTTTCTTATATGATCAGTACGAGGCAATGCTTGCGAAGTATGGATGCCCAAGTGAAGAACATACTACAAAAATGACTTGCTTGGAAGTTGCTGATCTCAAGCAAAAAGTTAAGAACTCTTTTCCCGTTATTTTTTCGAACTCGCCAGAGAGTCAGTCCCAAATTGAAAAGTTAAAAACGGCCAGCTTTTTTCTTATTGGTTCTCATAATGCTCCACAAGAGATGAGTGATAAAGATAAAATCAAAAGAGGTGAGAGCTTCTATATTAGTTCTATCACTGATGACTTTGGCATTGGTTGGTCTGACCAGAGTGTTGATACACTCTTTAATCAGGCCTTTGAAGCAGCAAAGTATGGAGAGTATGACTCTGAAGCAGGTAAGATCGTACCACCTCAAGGCGATTTAAAAGAAGCGTTAAGTTCTATTAAGAGTTCGGCATCATCTATTATTGATGAGTATAATAAGCATACAGAAGTTGAAGCTGAGTTGCTATGTTCAAATGGAAAAAAGGCTGCATTAACAACTACAGAGCTTTCTAGTCGCTATCCGCAAGTGTTGCGACAACTACTTCTAGATCTTAGCCCTGTTGAGTTTTCTCAGGCGAAGAAACTCATGTGTAAGAAATCACTAAATGAATTAGTCCAAGATACTCAAATGAACTCTTGTGAAGGTGTATCAGGCAGTTTTAGTTCAAAAGATGGTGTACGTATAAATAGATTTCAATCTAGCTTTCCCTTTGGTGGGAATAAGAATTATTCTGTGAGAAAAGATGGAGCAGGTGTCGTTGTTAGCTCTACAATTAATTTCAACTTTATCTATGACCCTTCAGCACAAGAAACAAAAGAAGAACAGCAGGCCCTGTTTAATAAGAAGATTATTGAATGGCAAGAGCAGACAAATAAATACTTTAATAATCTCTCCTCTAATATGAAGCCGAATGTTAAGTTTGAATATATTGCTGGAACTGGATCAGAGCAACCTATAGTTAATGTTTCTAAATGCTATAATAGAGAATTACCAGATGAGCTGAAGTATCGCTGTGATACGGTTAATCAGTCGGGGATCGGGAACTGGCAGGATGCAGGTAATTTTACTTTTGATTTAGATAATCGAACATTGGCACATGAGATGGGTCATCAGCTTGGACTATCAGATGAATACACTGCAGACTTCTATCCAATTAACTCTCTAGGTGAAGATGACTCTATAATGAATACAGGAACTAAGATTTATCCAAGACATATACGTTCGATTATTCAGCCGGCATTTAATTGTAGCGAATAAGACTTTCATTTTTAATCATCAAGTAAAAAAACTAGAATTAATCCAAGCTTTCTAACTCAGTCGAAGGCAGCTTTCTTTTTGGGAAGTATTTACGAAAGATCTTCTCATAGGTTCCATCATTTCTCATAGATTCAAATGTCTCTTTCCATTTCTTTATTACTGAAGGGTCCGTTTTCTTAGAGATTACAATGAAAACCTGAACGGTTTTAAGGGTTAGTAGTGTCTTTAGCTCATCTGTCTTATATCCAATCTCTGATAGAGATTTATCCAGTGTAATGTCCACGGCCGCGTAGGCATCAATTCTATCAGCAAATAACATTCTAAAACCATTTTCATTAAGATTTGTTCTTGAGAGGTTTTTAAATCCATGTTGGGTTAGGTAGTGATCACGACTATCGTCTCTGTAAACCCCAAT
Coding sequences within:
- a CDS encoding ABC transporter substrate-binding protein; the encoded protein is MKFLFTILFISFSFNIHALKIISEIDPPYNYKDKNGKPVGLAVEIVQEIQRRVKNNDPIQFYPWARAYRTAETTPNVVLFSMARTKKRQNLFKWIGPFVDNSWILVTKKNSSLKIDNLEQAKLIPTIGVYRDDSRDHYLTQHGFKNLSRTNLNENGFRMLFADRIDAYAAVDITLDKSLSEIGYKTDELKTLLTLKTVQVFIVISKKTDPSVIKKWKETFESMRNDGTYEKIFRKYFPKRKLPSTELESLD